GCCTCGTTGTTCCTGAGCCACGCCAAAGCCCAGGGGTCTTCCGGCGTCGCATTCTTTTTCGCAAGCTCGGAGTTGATGATGAAGGGTACGACGACCGCGACGTTGAACAGCAGCATCTTGTCCTTGCGGACATAGTCGATGCGGAAGGTGTGGTCGTCGACCACGACGAACTGCTCGGGCTTCTCCAGCGATCCCGCCGACATCTGGAAGGTCGGAAAGCCGCCGACCTTCACCGCACGGTCGAACGACCATTTGACGTCCTTGGCGGCAACAGGCGTGCCGTCGTGGAATTTCGCGTCCTTGCGGAGCTTGAAGGTGCAGGACATGCCGTCGGCGGCGACTTGCCAGCTCTCCGCGAGTTCGGGTGCTAGCTTCTCGCGGTCGTACGAGAGCGTCCCGTCAGGGAGCGTCTTCGAGGTGTAGCTCAGCAGCCGGTCGTAGCAGTTCCAGGACAGGCCGTTCACAGTCTGGTTGGAGCCGACGCCCTGCATGTCGAGCGAGTTCGGCCCGAGCTCCTGCACCACCAGCAGCGTCTCGCTGCGCGCCTGCGCTGATGCGAAGCGCGGGGCAAGGGTCGTCCCGGCGATGCCGAGGCCGCCGAGCACGACGCTACGCCGGTTGATGTCGAAAGATGATGCGCTCATCGCCGCCTCCTCGAGAGAATTGCACGATGAGGAGGCAAGGCGCATGCCATGCGCAGCTAGCTCTGGTGCGCAATCAACCCTTCGATCATCGCACGCACGAGGCGAGCGATTTCCTCGCGCAGCGCCGGCAGCGGCACGGCAACCAGCTTCTGCTCCAGTCCCAGTGCCACCATGCCATGCACCGCCGAGAACAGGCTGCGCGCGGTGATGCCGAGCTCCTCGGGGCTACGCTTCGGAAATAACGTGGCCAGCGGTTGGTAGATGTGGCGGAACAGTTGCATCTGGTCTTCGACGGACCAGTCGGGGACGGTCTTGTCGGCCTCCATGCGGTGCTCGAACAGCGCACGCCAGAGCTGGAGATTCTCCGCCGCAAAATCGCAATAGGCGATGGCGATGCGGACCAGCGTCTCTTGCGGTATTGCCTCGCCCGCGCTGACCGCGGCGCTGAGCGCCTCGTCGAGCCGGAGCAGCGTGCGGGAGCCCACGCGCAGGATCAGCTCGTCCATGTCGGCCACGAGATTGTAGACCGCGCCATTGGCGCAGCCGATCTCGCGGGCGAGATCGCGGGTTTTCAGGCCGGACAATCCGCGCTCGGCGATCATCCACTCCGCCGCCAGGATCAGGTCGGACCGAAGTTTTTCTCGACGTTTCAAGGTCTTAGACATAGATGAGCCAAACTTTGAGCGCTGCTCAAATTTATATTGAACGATGTTCAAGGATCCTGCTACAAAGGATCATGAGCAACGCTCATAACAGGGAGCTACAGATGTTCAAGACAGTCGTGACACTTTTCCGCGGCAGCGTGGCCGCCGCGGGCGAAGAGCTGGAAGACCGGACGGCCCTTCTGATCCTCGACCAGCAGATGCGCGATGCGGCCGCGGCCGTCGAGCGCAGCAAGCGGACGCTGGCCTTGGCGATCGCGCAGGATCAGCAGGAGGGCCGCAAGCTCGAGGCGACGATCGGCCGCATCGCCGATCTCGAAACGCGCGCGGTTGCGGCGCTCGACGGCCGCCGTGAGGATCTCGCCAGGGACGCGGCCGAAGCCATCGCAGGCCTGGAGGCCGACCGCGATGCAGCGATGACGGCCCGTGCGCTGTTCGCGACCGAGATCGCCAGGCTGAAGCGGCACGTCGCAAATGCGCAGGCCCGCATCACCGAGCTCGATCGGGGCCGTCGCGTCGCCCGCGCCTCGGAGGCGGTGCGCTCGCTTCGCCGCAGCGGCATCGAAGCGGCGCGTCCCTACGAATCCACGTTGCCGGAGGCGGAGAGCACCCTGAGGCGGCTGCGCGATCGGCAGATGGAAGCCCAGGCTGCCGACGATGCGCTCGTCGAGCTCGATGCGGCGATGGGTCCCCTCGCCACCGCCGAAAGATTGGCGGAGCAGGGCTTTGGCCCGCGGCTGAAGACGACTGCAGACGACGTGCTGGCGCGGTTGAAGTCCAACCGGACGCCGGCTGCCTGACCCCAACTCATCATCATTCGAGCCAACAGGAGACCATCATGAACCAGAACGGCCAGCCCCACAGCAGCGCCTGGGTGAGCTTCACTTACGCGTCCTTTGCAGCCTCCGCTTTCCTCGTCGCCATCGGTGTCTTCTTCCTGCCGATCGACGTCTGGATGAAGGGTTATCTCACCATGGGTATCGTGATGCTGGTCCAGACCTGCATCACCCTGACCAAGACCGTGCGTGACAATCACGAGAGCAGCCGGCTGGTGAACCGCATCGAGGACGCGAAGGCCGAGCGGCTGCTGATGGAGGTTTCCAAGGCCGCGTGAAGAATGGCCGCGTGAAAAATGCCTCGAGCTGATCCGGACGAGAAGCAAGAGAGCCGCGGAGCAACTGGCGCCGCGGCTCTCGCGTCCGCAACCGTCCGGAATGACGTCTTGATGGTTGCGATCCCCGTGGCGCATTGTGCTTCGGCTGCAAGTGGGATATGGCTCTCGCGCTTTTCAGAGGCGGAGACGAGCTTTGTCGAAACAATCGCTGCGTGAAGAGGCCGAGCGCCTGATCCGCGAATCGATGGAAAAGAAGACCATCGTCGTCAAGCAGGGCGCGACCCGCATCGAGGCCGTCTGCGGCAAGTGCGGCGCGCCGAACCGGGTCCAGGCGGAGAAAGGCCAGACCCGGGTCAAGTTCGCCTGCAAGAATTGTGGGCATCAGCAGGAGACGCTGTAGGGTTTTAACCCTCTCCCACAAGGGAGAAGGAAAGATCTAGTTCCCCTCCACAAACCTCTTGAATGCATCCGCATAGTCCGGGTGCCAGCGCGACAGCGGCGGGCGGTTCTCGATGATGTCGCCGGCGGCCCATTCCATGCGCTTCTCGTCGAGCACGCGCGGTACGTCATTGTCCGGGCAGAGAATGTAGAAATCGCCCATCTCCAGCCGCGCCAGCATGAAATCGATCGTCTGCTCCGGCGTCCAGGCGCCGGCCGGCTTTTCGGTGCGCCCCTTTGCGGTGAGGCCGGTGAAGACGAAGCCCGGTATCAGCAGGTGTGCCGTGATGCGACAGTCTTTTGTGTTGCGCAGCTCGTGCTGGAGCGCTTCGGTGAACGCCTTCACCCCGGCCTTGGAGACGTTGTAGGCGGGATCGCCCGGCGGTGTAGTGATGCCCTGCTTCGAGCCCGTGTTGATGATGAGGCCGCCTTTGCCACGCGCGATCATCTGGGGCGCGAAGATGCGCGAGCCGTTGATGATGCCCCACATGTTGACGGCGATGATGCGCTGCCAATGGTCGGGTTCGCCGAGCAGCGTGCTGCCCGGCTGGATGCCGGCATTGTTCATGAGCAGGTCGGTTCCGCCGAAATGCGCGCCCACGGCGCGCTCCAGTTCCATCACGCTCTCGGCCCTGCTGACATCGACGACGGAGGTCATCACCTTTGTGGCATCGGTAACGGATGAGAGTTTTGTTGCGGCCTCGGTCAGTCGAGCCTCATCGACATCCGCGATACACACCTTCATTCCGGCGCGCGCGAAGGCCATGGCTGCAGCCAATCCGATGCCGGACGCGCCACCGGTGATCACGGCAACATTGTTTTTCACGATGGCGGGATGTGGCATGGGACGTCTCCGGAGCGGGGCTTGCTCGAGCTATAACATGGCGCTGCTGTGACCCCGCACAAGTCGGCATGGGAGGTCTTCGTTCCGCGCTGCCTTTACGCCTATCCGGCACCGCTGTATCCTTCAACGCAACGATCCCGCCCAGATCGAACCAATCAATCACCTGACAGGGAGTGCAGCCATGGCTGTGTCGCAGGCTATTCCGATCACGCGTCATCCGTTCGCGAACGGGTCCTACAAGCAGATGCTGATCGACGGGAAGTGGGTCGATGCAGCCTCAGGCAAGCGCTTCGAGACCCGCAATCCCGCGACAGGCGAGCTGCTCGCAACGGTCGCCGAGGGTGACAAGGAAGACATCGATCGTGCGGTTGCCGCCGCCCGCCGCGCCTTCGAAGGACCCTGGAGCAAGGTCAAGCCGTTCGAACGGCAGAACCTGCTTCTGAAGCTTGCCGATCTCGTCGAGAAGAATTTCGACGAATTGTCGCAGCTCGACACGCTCGACATGGGCGCGCCGCTCAGCCGCACCCGCGCCTATCGCCTGCGCGCCGTCGGCATGCTGCGCTACTACGCCGGCCAGACCACGGCGATCCACGGCGAGACCATCGAGAACTCGCTGCCTGGCGAAATCTTCTCCTATACGTTGAAGGAGCCGATCGGCGTCGTCGGCGCCATCATCCCCTGGAACGGTCCGCTCACCGCGACGATCTGGAAGATCGGCCCGGCAATCGCGACCGGCTGCACCGTGGTGCTCAAGCCCGCCGAAGAGGCGCCGCTGACCTCGCTGCGCATCGCCGAGCTGGCGATGGAGGCAGGCATTCCGCCCGGCGTCATCAACGTCGTGCCCGGCTACGGCGAGACCGCGGGCGCCGCGCTCGCCTCGCATCATGACGTGGACAAGGTTGCATTCACCGGCTCGCACGTCACGGGCCAGTCGATCATCCGCGCCTCGGCCGGAAACTTGAAGCGTGTTTCGCTCGAGCTCGGCGGCAAGTCGCCGGACATCGTGTTCGCGGATGCCGATCTCGATGCCGCCGTGCCCGGCGCGGCGATGGCGGTGTTCGCCAATTCGGGCCAGATCTGCAGCGCAGGTACGCGGCTGTTCGTCGAGCAGTCGATCTACGAGGAGTTCGTCGGCCGCGTCGCCGAGTTCGGCAAGAAGCTGCAGGTCGGCAACGGTCTCGATCCCAATGTGCAGATCGGCCCGCTCGTGTCCGAAGAGCAACTCAAGCGCGTCACCGGCTATCTCGACATCGGCCAGAAGGAAGGCGCGAAGGCACTCGCCGGCGGTGGCCGAGCTACCGAAGGCGCGCTGTCGAAGGGCTTCTTCGTCTCGCCGACGGTGTTCGCGGGCGTCCAGGACAATATGCGCATCGCGCAGGAGGAGATTTTTGGTCCCGTCATCTCCGCGATCGCGTTCAAGGACATGGACGAACTCGTCAAGCGCGCCAACAATACCACCTTCGGCCTCGGCTCCGGCCTGTGGACGCGCGACGTCAGCAAGGCGCACGCGGTTGCAAAATCGCTGCGCGCAGGTTCGGTGTGGGTGAATTGCTACCAGGCGATGGATCCTGCCGTGCCCTTCGGCGGCTACAAGATGAGCGGCTACGGCCGCGAGTCCGGCAAGCAGCATGTCGAGGAATATCTCAACGTGAAGGCCGTCTGGATCAAGACGGCTTAAAGATCTGTCCTCTTCCGCCTTCCACGAGGGGGAATATCTACTTGGGGCGGCGCCTTTCCGGCGACCGCCCCCTCGCTATATGATCCACATCCTTTCATAGACATCCGGGGACCACATGAAATTCGAGGCGTTGTTCAAACCGTTGCAGGTCGGTCCGTACAAGCTTGCACATCGCGTCGCGATGGCGCCGCTGACGCGCATGCGCGCCGAGCGCGAGACTTTCTCACCGCGGCCGCTCAACGCCGAATATTATGGCCAGCGCGCCACAAAGGGCGGCCTGATCATCGCCGAAGCCTCGCCGGTGCTCTCGCATGGCCGCGGCAATCCGGCGACACCGGGCATCTATTCGGAGGCGCAGATCGCCGGCTGGCGCAAGGTGGTCGACGCGGTCCACGCCAAGGGCGGCATCATCTTCCTCCAGCTCTGGCATGTCGGCCGCGTCTCGCATTCATCCTTCCACGGCGGCGAGCTGCCGGTTTCGGCCTCCGCGATCCCGATCAAGGCGGAAGGCATGAAGGCGATGACGGCAGACGGCAAGATCTCCGACTATGAGACGCCGCGCGCGCTGGAGACCGAGGAGGTCAAGGGTATCGTCGAAGCTTTCCGGCAAGGCGCCAGGAATGCGCTCGCCGCCGGCTTCGACGGCGTCGAGATCCACGGCGCCAACGGTTACCTGCTCGAGCAATTCCTGCAATCGCGCAGCAACCAGCGCACCGATCAATATGGCGGCTCGATCGAGAACCGCGCGCGCCTGTTGCTCGAAGTCACGCAAGCCGCGATCGACGTCTGGGGCGCGAACCGCGTCGCCGTCCGGCTGTCGCCGCACGGCATCGCCAATGATTCCGGCGAGCCCGATCCGATGCCGCTTTATACCCACGTGGTGAAGGCGCTCGACAAGCTCGGGCTTGCCTATCTGCACTTCATCGAGCCGCGCTCCAGCGGCGCCGGCCGTGCCGACGTCCATTGGGAGAATGTGCCCTCCGCGATGGTGCTGTTCCGGCCGCTCTACAGTGGCGTGCTGATGACCGCCGGCGGCTTCACCGGCGAGACTGCGAACGCAGCGATCGCCGATGGCCACGCCGACATCATCGCCTTCGGCCGCATCTTCATCTCCAATCCGGACCTGCCGCGCCGCCTGCAGCATGACTACCCGATCACGCCGTACAACCGTGCGACGTTCTACGGCGGCGAGGAGAAGGGGTATACGGATTATCCGGCATATGACGAACTGACGCCGGCCTGACCAGTCGTTCCGGGGCGACGCGAAGCGTCGAGCCCGGAATCCATCTTCCGTCTTGGACTGCCGCTCGATGGATTCCGGGCCCGCCTTCGGCGCGTCCCGGAATGGCGATGAGGAGACACCATGGCCAAAGCCGCAGCCGCCGCAGGTAAAGCCACCGGCCAATGCCTCTGCGGCAAAATCCGCTTCGAGATCGACGTCCCTGCGCGCTGGGCCTGGCACGATCACTCCGCCGCCAGCCGCCGCGCCCACGGCGCAGCCTACGCGACCTATGTCGGAAGCTGGACGAAGCGGTTTCGCATCATTTCGGGCAAGACGGCGCTTACCCGATACGAGGATAAGACAACGAAGACCGCGCGCAGCTTCTGCTCGCATTGCGGCACGCCGATCGCCTATGAGCGCCCGCGCGGGCCGCACATGGTCAACATCCCCCGCGCGCTTTTCAAGGAACGCACCGGCCGCCAGCCGCTCTATCACATCGCGATCGAAGAGCTGCAGGAATGGGCCTATACCGGCGAGCCGCTGGTGCCGCTGAAGGGTTTTCCCGGCGTGGTCTGGCAGCGCTCGAGAAGGAAGAAGCGATCGAGAGGTGAAGATCCGTTCGAGCTGGGGCAAGAGGAGAGGTAGCGCTGCGTTCCCGCGCAACGCAGCCATGACCGCGCTTCCTTGCGCGTCTCCGGAAATTCCGGCCATCATGCCGCCGTCCTTGCGGCAACGCCCGCTCCTGGAGGAAACATGAAGAACAAGATCACCGGCCGCTCCGCTTTTCTCGCGCTGCTCAAGGACGAGGGTATCACGCATCTGTTCGGCAATCCCGGGACCACCGAGCTGCCGATCATGCATGCGCTGAAGGACCATCCCGACCTTACCTATGTGATGGCGATGCAGGAGAGCCTGGTGGTCGCGATCGCCGACGGCTATAGCCGGGCCTCCGGCAAGCTCGTTGCCTGCAACGTCCATGTCGCGCCCGGTCTCGGCAACGCCATGGGCTCGCTCTACAACGCCCAGTTCACGGGCACGCCGATGATCCTCACCGCGGGACAGCAGGAGCAGGGCCACGGCCTGATGGAGCCGGTGCTGTATGGCCCGCTGGTGCGCATGGCCGAGCCGCTGGTGAAATGGGCGGTCGAAGTGACGCGGCTGGAAGATCTGCCGCGCATCGTCCGCCGCGCCGCCAAGGTTGCGATGACCCCGCCGACCGGCCCCGTGTTCATCTCGCTGCCCGGCGACATCCTCAACAGCGAGGCCGGGATCGATCTCGGCCGCTCCACCCGGATCGATGCCCGCACCAAGCCGTCGGATGAAGCGCTGAAGGCTTTCGCCGCGCGCCTGCTCAAGGCCGAGCGCCCCGTCATCGTCACCATGGACGAGGTGGTCAAGAGCGATGCGCTCGAGGAGGCGGCCGAACTCGCCGAGCTGCTCGGTGCCGCGGCCTATCAATCGTCCACGCCCTATGGATCGCACTTCCTCTCGCAGAGCCCGAGCTTCGTCGGCACGCTGGCGCGCGTGCAGAAGGTCGCGCGCGATACGCTCGCGCCCCACGATCTCCTGGTCGCGCTCGGCGGCGATCCCCTGCGGATGTCCGTCTATAGCGAGGTCGATGCGCTGCCCGATGGTCTGGGCATCGTGCAGATCGGCCTCGTCGATTGGGAGATCGCCAAGAACTACGGCGCGGAGATCGCGCTGAAGGCGGATTTGAAGGAAACGCTGCGCGCGCTGATCCCGGTGCTGAAGGAGATGGGCGGCGCCGCACTCGCGAGCCGTGCAAAACAGCGCCTCGCCGAGCTGGCGCCGAAGAACTGGACCGCGCGCCGCGCCGCGCTGGTCGAGCAGATCGGCAGGAGCGCCGGCCGCAGCCCGATCGATCCGGACTTCCTGGTGCTGCGGATGGTCGAGGCCATGCCTGACAATGCCATCCTGGTCGACGAAGGCCTCACCTCGAGCCGCCAGATCACGGCGCTGCATCCGCACCGCGACCGCTACGGCTATCACGGACTTGCCTCCGGCGGCATCGGCTGGGGCCTGCCGGCCTCGGTCGGCGCCAGCATCGCCAATCCGGATCGCCCCGTCGTGTGCTTCTCGGGCGATGGCAGCGCGATGTATTCGATCCAGTCGCTGTGGACCGCGGCGCATCACAAGCTGCCGCTCAACGTCGTCATCGCCAACAATGGCGGCTACCGCATCATCAAGCAGCGCCTGCTCGCCTTCCATGGCGATGACAATTATGTCGGCATGGATTTCGTCGATCCGCCCGTGGATTTCGCCGGCGTGGCGAGAGCGCTGGGCTGCGAGGCGATCAAGGTCAGCGATCCCGGCGAGTTGCAGGCGACGCTGGCGTCGGCGTTTGGCCGGCCGGGAACGAAGCTGATCGAGGTGATGGTGGACGGGAAGGTGTAGGGCCGGCGTCAGCCGTCATTGCGAGGAGCGAAGCGACGAAGCAATCCAGACTGTTTCCGCGGAGAGATTCCGGGTTGCTTCGCTGCGCTCGCAATGACGAGCAACGGGCAGCCTACCCCGTCTTCCCCACCCGATAACCTGCCGCCGGATGCGGTGCGCCGAGCCTTGCGCGACCATCGCCGAACAGCTTCTCCCGCAGCGTGCCCTTCGCATATTCCGGCTTGTACCGTCCGCGCCGCGTCAGCTCCGGCACCAGCATGTCCGAGATATCCTCGAAATCGCCGGGCGAGATCGCGAACGCGACGTTGAGCCCATCGACGTCGGTCTGCTCGAACCAGTCCTCGATCTTGTCGGCGACGCTCTCGGGCGTGCCGACCACGACGGGGCCGGCGCCGCCGATGCCGACATGCTCGATGACGTCGCGCACGGTCCAGACGCGATCAGGGTCGCCGCGGGTGACGTTATCGAGCGCGCTGCGGCCGGCGTCGTTCTGGACGTGACGCACCTGCTGGTCGAGCTCGTAGCCGGAGAAGTCGATGCCGGTCCACCCCGACATCAGCGCCAGCGCGCCTTCGGGGCTGATGTGGCGGCGATAGTCGGCGTACTTTTCCTTCGCCTCGGCTTCGGTCCGGCCGAGGATGATCGTCATCATCGAGAACATCAGGATCTCCGCCGGGTTGCGGCCGATCCTGGCGGCTTCCTCGCGGATTGCCGCCACGCGCGGCGCGATGATCTTGGCCGACGGTCCCGACATGAACACGCATTCGGCATGCCTGGCCGCGAACTGCCGGCCGCGCGGCGAGGTGCCGGCCTGGTACAGCACGGGCGTGCGCTGGGGCGAGGGCTCGCTGAGATGGATGGTGTTGTTGATGCGGTAGTTCGCGCCCTCATGATTGACGCGATGAACCTTCGTGGGGTCGGTGAAGATGCCGCGCTTGCCGTCGCGCAGCACGGCGTCGTCCTCCCAGCTTCCTTCCCAGAGCTTGTAGACCACCTCCATATATTCGTCGGCGATGTCGTAGCGGTCGTCATGTCCGGTCTGCTTGTCCTTGCCGGCCCCGCGGGCGGCGCTGTCGAGATAGCCGGTGACGACGTTCCAGCCGATCCGGCCCTCGGTGAGATGATCGAGCGTCGACATTCGCCGTGCGAACGGGTAGGGCGGCTCGAACGACAAATTGCTGGTGACGCCAAAGCCGAGATTCTGCGTCACCGCGGCCATCGCCGAGAGCAGCAGCAGCGGCTCGTTCGACGGCGTCTGTGCTGCGTTGCGCAAGGCTGCGTCAGGGCTGTTGCCAAAGACGTCGTAGACCCCGAGCACGTCGGCCAGGAACAGCCCGTCGAAGCGGCCCCGCTCCAGCGTCCTGGCGAGATCAATCCAGTAGGGCAGGCGGTTATACTCGGCGGTGCGATCGCGCGGATGGGTCCACAGACCCGGCGACTGGTGCGCGACGCAATTCATTGCAAAGGCGTTGAGCCTGATCTGCTTGGCCATGATCGTTCCCCGGCGCTCTGTACTGCGCGCTCTTCGAATGGTAGACGTGCCGCCCGAACTTGGCGGAGTTCTTGCATATAACCTGCGCATGGCAAGGCCAAATCAGGTCCGCTGCTGCACTTGGCAAGCCGATCTCAAGAGAGCAAGAACGAAATCCCGAGAGAACTAGAAGCGAACGACCAGAGAACTACAAGAACGATCGAACTCCCCACCACTTTCGAAGGCCAACCCGTGCGGGTAAAGTCCTTCGTCTCAAAGTCTCGAAAAGCAAGTCATGACCAGAGCCGACGCCATCGCCCGCGCCCGTGAGGATTTCAAGTCCGGCGCGTTTCTCACCGAGCTCGACCGTCGCGTCGCCTTCAAGACCGAAAGCCAGAACCCCTCCCGCGACGCCGAGCTGCGCGCATATCTGGAGCAGGAGATGCAGCCGGCATTTGCTGCGCTGGATTTCACCAGCCGTATCGTCGAATCCCCCAGCGGCAAGGCGCCGTTCCTGTTCGCCGAGCATCACGAGAGCGCAACGGCGCCCACCGTGCTGATTTATGGCCATGGTGACGTCGTCGACGGCATGGAAGGCGAGTGGCGCGAGGGGCGCGATCCCTGGCGCACGACGGTTGCCGGCGCGCGGCTCTATGGCCGCGGCACCGCCGACAACAAGGGGCAGCACAGCATCAACATGGCGGCGCTCCGCGCGGTCCGCGACGCCCGTGGCGGCAAGCTGGGCTTCAATGCCAAATTCATCGTCGAAATGGGCGAGGAGATCGGCTCGCCCGATCTCGGCAAGGTCTGCGACCTCAATCGCGACGCGCTCAAGGCAGATCTGTTCATGGCCTCCGACGGGCCGCGCCTGTCCGCCGACCGCCCGACGCTGTTCCTGGGCTGTCGCGGCGGCATCCGCATTCATCTGGATGTGAACCTGCGCGATGGCGGCCACCATTCCGGAAATTGGGGCGGCGTGCTGTCCAATCCCGCGACCATTCTTGTCAATGCGATCTCGACGCTGGTCGATGGCCACGGCCGCCTCCGGCTCGACGCCCTGAAACCACCGCGGCTCACGAACCAGATCCGCAGCTATCTGGCCGATGTGCAGGTGGTCCCTACCGAGGACGAGCCGGCACTCGCGGAGGACTGGGGCGAGGAGGGATTGTCGGCGGCCGAGCGGCTCTACGCCTGGAACACTCTGGAAGTGCTGGCGATGTCGTCCGGCAATATCGAGAAGCCGGCCAACGCCATTCCCGGGCATGCCAATGCCGTGCTGCAATTGCGTTTCGTGGTTGGCACCAAGATCGACGGGCTGATCGAAGCCATCCGCGCGCATCTGGTTGATAAGGGTTTTCCGATGGTCGAGGTGCGGGCGGCCCAGAGTTTTGCTGCATCGCGCACAGACTTCGACAGCCCCTGGATCAAATGGGCGGCGGATTCGGTGCGAGAGACCACCGGCAAGCCGCCGGCGGTGCTGCCGAATTTCGGCGGCTCCTTGCCCAACGACGTATTTTCCGAGATCCTCGGCCTGCCGACGATCTGGGTCCCGCATTCCTATCCCGGCTGCTCCCAGCATGCGCCCAATGAGCACATCCTGCTGCCTCTGACCGAAGAAGCCTTGACGGTGATGGCCGGCCTGTTCTGGGATCTCGGCCAATTGCCAAAACCCCTAACCTGAGCCGTTAACCTGAGCCGCGATCCAGCCAAAAGTCACATTCTAATCCGGGCCGATTTGTGCTTGCATCCGGCCGCATCATCCTGAAAGGGGACAAAAAAGTGAAACATTTCCGTAGCATTGGGCTCGCGCTCGCCGCGACCTTCGCCGTCAGCCAGGCCGGAGCCCAGGAGCTGACCGGCACACTGAAGAACATCAAGGACACCGGCGCCATCACGCTCGGCTTCCGCGACTCCTCGATCCCGTTCTCCTATCTCGATGACAACCAGAAGCCGGTCGGCTTCGCCATGGACATCTGTTACAAGATCGTCGACGCCGTGAAGAAGGAGCTCAAGCTCGACAAGCTTGAGGTCAAGCTCAACCCGGTGACCTCGGCGACACGCATTCCGCTGATGGCGAACGGCACCATCGACCTCGAATGTGGCTCGACCACCAACAACGCCGAGCGTCAGAAGCAGGTCGCCTTCACCAACACCCACTACCTGACCGCCAGCCGCTACGTCTTCAAGAAGTCGAGCGGCCTGAAGTCGATCGACGATCTCAAGGGCAAGACGGTGGTCTCCACCGCCGGGACCACCAACATCAAGCAGCTCACCGAGGCCAACGTCGCCAAGAGCCTCGGCGCCAACATCATCCCGGCCAAGGACCACGCCGAGGCCTTCCTGATGGTCGAGACGGACCGCGCGGTCGCCTTCGTGATGGACGACATCCTGCTGGCGAGCCTCGTCGCCGGCTCGAAGTCGCCGGACGACTACGCCATCTCCAAGGATGCGTTCTCCAAGCCGGAGCCCTACGGCATCATGCTGCGCAGGGACGATGCGCCGTTCAAGAAGGTGGTCGATGCGGCAACCGCTGCGCTCTACACCTCCGGGGAAGCCCAGAAAATCTACGACAAATGGTTCACCCAGAAGATCCCGCCGAAGGGGCTGAACCTCAACACGCCGATCTCGGCCGAGTTGAAGAACGAGTTCGCCAAGCCGACGGATTCGCCGAACCCGGACGACTATAAGTAAGCAAAACCTCGAACTTT
The nucleotide sequence above comes from Bradyrhizobium sp. NDS-1. Encoded proteins:
- a CDS encoding GFA family protein; the protein is MAKAAAAAGKATGQCLCGKIRFEIDVPARWAWHDHSAASRRAHGAAYATYVGSWTKRFRIISGKTALTRYEDKTTKTARSFCSHCGTPIAYERPRGPHMVNIPRALFKERTGRQPLYHIAIEELQEWAYTGEPLVPLKGFPGVVWQRSRRKKRSRGEDPFELGQEER
- a CDS encoding aldehyde dehydrogenase family protein, producing the protein MAVSQAIPITRHPFANGSYKQMLIDGKWVDAASGKRFETRNPATGELLATVAEGDKEDIDRAVAAARRAFEGPWSKVKPFERQNLLLKLADLVEKNFDELSQLDTLDMGAPLSRTRAYRLRAVGMLRYYAGQTTAIHGETIENSLPGEIFSYTLKEPIGVVGAIIPWNGPLTATIWKIGPAIATGCTVVLKPAEEAPLTSLRIAELAMEAGIPPGVINVVPGYGETAGAALASHHDVDKVAFTGSHVTGQSIIRASAGNLKRVSLELGGKSPDIVFADADLDAAVPGAAMAVFANSGQICSAGTRLFVEQSIYEEFVGRVAEFGKKLQVGNGLDPNVQIGPLVSEEQLKRVTGYLDIGQKEGAKALAGGGRATEGALSKGFFVSPTVFAGVQDNMRIAQEEIFGPVISAIAFKDMDELVKRANNTTFGLGSGLWTRDVSKAHAVAKSLRAGSVWVNCYQAMDPAVPFGGYKMSGYGRESGKQHVEEYLNVKAVWIKTA
- a CDS encoding PspA/IM30 family protein, producing the protein MFKTVVTLFRGSVAAAGEELEDRTALLILDQQMRDAAAAVERSKRTLALAIAQDQQEGRKLEATIGRIADLETRAVAALDGRREDLARDAAEAIAGLEADRDAAMTARALFATEIARLKRHVANAQARITELDRGRRVARASEAVRSLRRSGIEAARPYESTLPEAESTLRRLRDRQMEAQAADDALVELDAAMGPLATAERLAEQGFGPRLKTTADDVLARLKSNRTPAA
- a CDS encoding TetR/AcrR family transcriptional regulator — encoded protein: MSKTLKRREKLRSDLILAAEWMIAERGLSGLKTRDLAREIGCANGAVYNLVADMDELILRVGSRTLLRLDEALSAAVSAGEAIPQETLVRIAIAYCDFAAENLQLWRALFEHRMEADKTVPDWSVEDQMQLFRHIYQPLATLFPKRSPEELGITARSLFSAVHGMVALGLEQKLVAVPLPALREEIARLVRAMIEGLIAHQS
- a CDS encoding SDR family NAD(P)-dependent oxidoreductase, whose amino-acid sequence is MPHPAIVKNNVAVITGGASGIGLAAAMAFARAGMKVCIADVDEARLTEAATKLSSVTDATKVMTSVVDVSRAESVMELERAVGAHFGGTDLLMNNAGIQPGSTLLGEPDHWQRIIAVNMWGIINGSRIFAPQMIARGKGGLIINTGSKQGITTPPGDPAYNVSKAGVKAFTEALQHELRNTKDCRITAHLLIPGFVFTGLTAKGRTEKPAGAWTPEQTIDFMLARLEMGDFYILCPDNDVPRVLDEKRMEWAAGDIIENRPPLSRWHPDYADAFKRFVEGN
- a CDS encoding alkene reductase; the protein is MKFEALFKPLQVGPYKLAHRVAMAPLTRMRAERETFSPRPLNAEYYGQRATKGGLIIAEASPVLSHGRGNPATPGIYSEAQIAGWRKVVDAVHAKGGIIFLQLWHVGRVSHSSFHGGELPVSASAIPIKAEGMKAMTADGKISDYETPRALETEEVKGIVEAFRQGARNALAAGFDGVEIHGANGYLLEQFLQSRSNQRTDQYGGSIENRARLLLEVTQAAIDVWGANRVAVRLSPHGIANDSGEPDPMPLYTHVVKALDKLGLAYLHFIEPRSSGAGRADVHWENVPSAMVLFRPLYSGVLMTAGGFTGETANAAIADGHADIIAFGRIFISNPDLPRRLQHDYPITPYNRATFYGGEEKGYTDYPAYDELTPA
- a CDS encoding YiaA/YiaB family inner membrane protein, with translation MNQNGQPHSSAWVSFTYASFAASAFLVAIGVFFLPIDVWMKGYLTMGIVMLVQTCITLTKTVRDNHESSRLVNRIEDAKAERLLMEVSKAA
- a CDS encoding thiamine pyrophosphate-binding protein, with protein sequence MKNKITGRSAFLALLKDEGITHLFGNPGTTELPIMHALKDHPDLTYVMAMQESLVVAIADGYSRASGKLVACNVHVAPGLGNAMGSLYNAQFTGTPMILTAGQQEQGHGLMEPVLYGPLVRMAEPLVKWAVEVTRLEDLPRIVRRAAKVAMTPPTGPVFISLPGDILNSEAGIDLGRSTRIDARTKPSDEALKAFAARLLKAERPVIVTMDEVVKSDALEEAAELAELLGAAAYQSSTPYGSHFLSQSPSFVGTLARVQKVARDTLAPHDLLVALGGDPLRMSVYSEVDALPDGLGIVQIGLVDWEIAKNYGAEIALKADLKETLRALIPVLKEMGGAALASRAKQRLAELAPKNWTARRAALVEQIGRSAGRSPIDPDFLVLRMVEAMPDNAILVDEGLTSSRQITALHPHRDRYGYHGLASGGIGWGLPASVGASIANPDRPVVCFSGDGSAMYSIQSLWTAAHHKLPLNVVIANNGGYRIIKQRLLAFHGDDNYVGMDFVDPPVDFAGVARALGCEAIKVSDPGELQATLASAFGRPGTKLIEVMVDGKV